A genomic stretch from Mya arenaria isolate MELC-2E11 chromosome 10, ASM2691426v1 includes:
- the LOC128204756 gene encoding nascent polypeptide-associated complex subunit alpha, muscle-specific form-like, with the protein MTPVRKYTLVSTMLKQRSISRNVKSHVAPGYDVSRRVNLPLPPDLGQFVPKGKSTPPPDSGKFVPNGKSTPPPDSGKFVPNGKSTPPPDSGKFVPKGTFTLSRRGKFTPPPDLGKFIPKGKFTPSPDSGKFVPKVKFTPPPDLGKFVPKGKSTPPPDLGKFDPKVKSTPPPDSGKFVPKGKFTPPPDLSKFVPKGKFTLTRRGKFTTTPDLGKFIPKGKSTPPPDLGKFIPKGRFTPSPDSGKFVPKGKFTPPPDSDKFVPKGKFTLSPDLGKFVPKGKSTPPPDSGKFVPNGKSTPPPDSGKFVPNGKSTPPPDSGKFVPKGKFTLSRRGKFTPPPDLGKFIPKGKFTPSPDSGKFVPKVKFTPPPDLGKFVPKGKSTPPPDLGKFIPKGKSTPPPDSGKFVPNGKSTPPPDSGKFVPNGKSTPPPDSGKFVPKGKFTLSRRGKSTPPPDLGKFVPKGKSTPPPDSGKFVPNGKSSPPPDSGKFVPKGKSTQPPGSGKFVPKDLGMFVPKGKFTPPPDLSKLVPKGKLTPPPDLSKFVPKVKFTPPPDLGKFIPKGKLTPPPDSGKFIPKGKFTPPPDLCKFVPKGKFTPPPDSGKFIPKGKFTPPPNLGKFVPKGKITPPQDLGKFVPKGKFTPPPDLGKFVPKGKSTPPPDLGKFVPKGKSTPPPDLFKFVPKGKSTPPPDSGKFVPNCKSSPPPDSGKFVPKGKSTQPPGSGKFVPKGKFTLSRRGKFTPPPDLGKFVPKGKSTPPPDLGKFVPKGKSTPPPDLFKFVPKGKSTPTPDLGKFVPKGKSTPPPDSGKFVPNGKSTPPPDSGKFVPNGKSTPPPDSGKFVPKGKFTLSRRGKFTPPPDLGKFIPKGKFTPSPDSGKFVPKVKFTPPPDLGKFVPKGKSTPPPDLGKFIPKGKSTPPPDSGKFVPKDLGMFVPKGKFTPPPDLSKLVPKGKFTPPPDLSKFVPKDKFTPPPDLGKFIPKGKFTPPPDSGKFIPKGKFTPPSDLCKFVPKGKFTPPPDSGKFIPKGKFTPTPDLSKFVPKGIFTPPPDLCKFVPKGKFTPPPDSGKFIPKGKFTPTPDLSKFVPKGIFTPPPDLSKFVPKGKFIPPPNLGKFVPKGKITPPQDLGKFVPKGKFTPPPDLGKFVPKGKSTPPPDLGKFVPKVKSTPTSGHGFIPKGKSTPTPDLGKFVPKGKFTPPLDSVKFVAKGKFTPPPDLGKFVPKGKSTPPPDLGNFVPKVNSTPPPDSGKFVPKGKFTPPPDLSKFVPKGKFTLTRRGKSTPTPDLGKFIPKGKSTPPPDLGKFVPKGKSTPPPDLGKFVPKGKSTPPPDLGKFFPKGKFTPPPDLGTFFLKGKFTPSPDSGKFTSPPDLGKFVPKGKSTPPPDLGKFVPKGKSTPPPDLGKFFPKGKFTPPPDLGKFVPKGKSTPPPDLGKFVPKVKFTPPQDSGKFVPNGKSTPPPDSGKFVANGKSTPPPDSGKFVPKGKFTLSRRVNLPQLRTIGQVFPEG; encoded by the exons GAAGGTTAAATTTACCCCACCTCCGGACTTGGGCAAGTTTGTCCCGAAGGGTAAATCTACCCCACCTCCGGACTTGGGCAAGTTTGACCCGAAGGTGAAATCTACCCCACCACCGGACTCGGGCAAGTTTGTCCCGAAGGGTAAATTTACCCCACCTCCAGACTTAAGCAAATTTGTCCCGAAGGGTAAATTTACCCTGACCCGAAGG GGTAAATTTACCACAACTCCGGACTTGGGCAAGTTTATCCCGAAGGGTAAATCTACCCCGCCTCCGGACTTGGGGAAGTTTATCCCGAAGGGTAGATTTACCCCATCTCCGGACTCGGGCAAGTTTGTCCCGAAGGGTAAATTTACCCCACCTCCAGACTCGGACAAGTTTGTCCCAAAGGGTAAATTTACCCTATCTCCGGACTTGGGCAAGTTTGTCCCGAAGGGTAAATCTACCCCACCTCCAGACTCGGGCAAGTTTGTCCCGAATGGTAAATCTACCCCACCTCCAGACTCGGGCAAGTTTGTCCCGAATGGTAAATCTACCCCACCTCCAGACTCGGGCAAGTTTGTCCCGAAGGGTAAATTCACCCTGTCCCGAAGG GGTAAATTTACCCCACCTCCGGACTTGGGCAAGTTTATCCCGAAGGGTAAATTTACACCATCTCCGGACTCGGGCAAGTTTGTCCCGAAGGTTAAATTTACCCCACCTCCGGACTTGGGCAAGTTTGTCCCGAAGGGTAAATCTACCCCACCTCCGGACTTGGGCAAGTTTATCCCGAAGGGTAAATCTACCCCACCTCCAGACTCGGGCAAGTTTGTCCCGAATGGTAAATCTACCCCACCTCCAGACTCAGGCAAGTTTGTCCCGAATGGTAAATCTACCCCACCTCCAGACTCGGGCAAGTTTGTCCCGAAGGGTAAATTTACGCTGTCGCGAAGG GGTAAATCTACCCCACCTCCGGACTTGGGCAAGTTTGTCCCGAAGGGTAAATCTACCCCACCTCCAGACTCGGGCAAGTTTGTCCCGAATGGTAAATCTTCCCCACCTCCAGACTCGGGCAAGTTTGTCCCGAAGGGTAAATCTACACAACCTCCAGGCTCGGGCAAGTTTGTCCCAAAGG ACTTGGGCATGTTTGTCCCGAAAGGTAAATTTACCCCACCTCCAGACTTAAGCAAGTTAGTCCCGAAGGGTAAATTAACCCCACCTCCAGACTTAAGCAAGTTTGTCCCGAAGGTTAAATTTACCCCACCTCCAGATTTGGGCAAGTTTATTCCGAAGGGTAAATTGACCCCACCTCCAGACTCGGGCAAGTTTATCCCCAAGGGTAAATTTACCCCACCTCCAGACTTGTGCAAGTTTGTCCCCAAAGGTAAATTTACCCCACCTCCAGACTCGGGCAAGTTTATCCCGAAGGGTAAATTTACCCCACCTCCGAACTTGGGCAAGTTTGTCCCGAAGGGTAAAATTACCCCACCTCAGGACTTGGGCAAGTTTGTCCCGAAGGGTAAATTTACCCCACCTCCGGACTTGGGCAAGTTTGTCCCGAAGGGTAAATCTACCCCACCTCCGGACTTGGGCAAGTTTGTCCCGAAGGGTAAATCTACCCCACCTCCGGACTTGTTCAAGTTTGTCCCGAAGGGTAAATCTACCCCACCTCCAGACTCGGGCAAGTTTGTCCCGAATTGTAAATCTTCCCCACCTCCAGACTCGGGCAAGTTTGTCCCGAAGGGTAAATCTACACAACCTCCAGGCTCGGGCAAGTTTGTCCCAAAGGGTAAATTTACGCTGTCGCGAAGG GGTAAATTTACCCCACCTCCGGACTTGGGCAAGTTTGTCCCGAAGGGTAAATCTACCCCACCTCCGGACTTGGGCAAGTTTGTCCCGAAGGGTAAATCTACCCCACCTCCGGACTTGTTCAAGTTTGTCCCGAAGGGTAAATCTACCCCAACTCCGGACTTGGGCAAGTTTGTCCCGAAGGGTAAATCTACCCCACCTCCAGACTCTGGCAAGTTTGTCCCGAATGGTAAATCTACCCCACCTCCAGACTCGGGCAAGTTTGTCCCGAATGGTAAATCTACCCCACCTCCAGACTCGGGCAAGTTTGTCCCGAAGGGTAAATTCACCCTGTCCCGAAGG GGTAAATTTACCCCACCTCCGGACTTGGGCAAGTTTATCCCGAAGGGTAAATTTACCCCATCTCCGGACTCGGGCAAGTTTGTCCCGAAGGTTAAATTTACCCCACCTCCGGACTTGGGCAAGTTTGTCCCGAAGGGTAAATCTACCCCACCTCCGGACTTGGGCAAGTTTATCCCGAAGGGTAAATCTACCCCACCTCCAGACTCGGGCAAGTTTGTCCCTAAGG ACTTGGGCATGTTTGTCCCGAAAGGTAAATTTACCCCACCTCCAGACTTAAGCAAGTTAGTCCCGAAGGGAAAATTTACCCCACCTCCAGACTTAAGCAAGTTTGTCCCGAAGGATAAATTTACCCCACCTCCAGATTTGGGCAAGTTTATTCCGAAGGGTAAATTTACCCCACCTCCAGACTCGGGCAAGTTTATCCCCAAGGGTAAATTTACCCCACCTTCAGACTTGTGCAAATTTGTCCCCAAAGGTAAATTTACCCCACCTCCAGACTCGGGCAAGTTTATCCCGAAGGGTAAATTTACCCCAACTCCAGACTTAAGCAAGTTTGTCCCGAAGGGTATATTTACCCCACCTCCAGATTTGTGCAAATTTGTCCCCAAAGGTAAATTTACCCCACCTCCAGACTCGGGCAAGTTTATCCCGAAGGGTAAATTTACCCCAACTCCAGACTTAAGCAAGTTTGTCCCGAAGGGTATATTTACCCCACCTCCAGACTTAAGCAAGTTTGTCCCGAAAGGTAAATTTATCCCACCTCCGAACTTGGGCAAGTTTGTCCCGAAGGGTAAAATTACCCCACCTCAGGACTTGGGCAAGTTTGTCCCGAAGGGTAAATTTACCCCACCTCCGGACTTGGGCAAGTTTGTCCCGAAGGGTAAATCTACCCCACCTCCGGACTTGGGCAAGTTTGTCCCGAAGGTGAAATCTACCCCCACCTCCGGACACGG GTTTATCCCGAAGGGTAAATCTACCCCAACTCCGGACTTGGGCAAGTTTGTCCCGAAGGGTAAATTTACCCCGCCTCTGGACTCGGTCAAGTTTGTCGCGAAGGGTAAATTTACCCCGCCTCCGGACTTGGGCAAGTTTGTCCCGAAGGGTAAATCTACCCCACCTCCGGACTTGGGCAATTTTGTCCCGAAGGTGAATTCTACCCCACCTCCAGACTCGGGCAAGTTTGTCCCGAAGGGTAAATTTACCCCACCTCCAGATTTAAGCAAGTTTGTCCCGAAGGGTAAATTCACCCTGACCAGAAGG GGTAAATCTACCCCAACTCCGGACTTGGGCAAGTTTATCCCGAAGGGTAAATCTACCCCGCCTCCGGACTTGGGCAAGTTTGTCCCGAAGGGTAAATCTACCCCACCTCCGGACTTGGGCAAGTTTGTCCCGAAGGGTAAATCTACCCCACCTCCAGACTTGGGCAAGTTTTTCCCGAAGGGTAAATTTACCCCACCTCCAGACTTGGGGACGTTTTTCCTGAAGGGTAAATTTACCCCATCTCCGGACTCG GGTAAATTTACCTCACCTCCGGACTTGGGCAAGTTTGTCCCGAAGGGTAAATCTACCCCACCTCCGGACTTGGGCAAGTTTGTCCCGAAGGGTAAATCTACCCCACCTCCGGATTTGGGCAAGTTTTTCCCGAAGGGTAAATTTACCCCACCTCCAGACTTGGGCAAGTTTGTCCCGAAGGGTAAATCTACCCCACCTCCGGACTTGGGCAAGTTTGTCCCGAAGGTTAAATTTACCCCACCTCAAGACTCGGGCAAGTTTGTCCCGAATGGTAAATCTACCCCACCTCCAGACTCGGGCAAGTTTGTCGCGAATGGTAAATCTACCCCACCTCCAGACTCGGGCAAGTTTGTCCCGAAGGGTAAATTTACCCTGTCCCGAAGGGTAAATCTACCCCAACTCCGGACTATTGGGCAAGTTTTTCCCGAAGGGTAA